The Flavobacterium psychrotrophum region ATCAATTTCTCCGGTTCCTGATTGCACTGTTAAAAAGTCTACTTCAGGTTTTGGCATTTGCTGGGCGGCATCTGCATTCTTTTGTCCGCAAGAAGAAAAAACAAGAGCTACAATTAAAGCTAATGATGTTTTAATAACGGCATAGCGCTGCAAAATTTTCTTTGTCATTTTTTTGATTAATAGATTATTTCAACAAAATAACGTTAGAAAAGAGCTGTATTTGGAGATATTTAACCGAAGCGTATTTTTTAGCTACTGAAGCGAAAAATAGGCAAACTGAAAAAATAAGGATGGTTTAGAAAGCCAAGATTTAATAATCAATCCATGACTTTAAAAGGCCTGCTTTTTCCCTGCTTACAATAATTTGAAGCCCGGGGTTATCTTTAATTAATACAACAAGTTTAGAATTAAAATGATTGTAAATTTGCTCTATAGCATCAATATGTATAATGTATTGCCTGTTTGCCCTAAAAAAAACTTTTTTATCAAGTTGCTCTTCGAGTTCGTCCATTTTTAGCGGAATAACCTCTTCGGTTCCGTTATGCAGTCTTGCCCTTGTAATTTTGTGTTCAGAGTAAAAAAATGTAATTTCTGATACGGGCAATGTTTTAAAACCATCTCTGTAAGGGAGCAAAAATCTGGTACGGTGCTCTTTTAAAGAAACAAAGCTTAATAAACTTTCAAGCTTAACGGTAACATCTTCTTTTGGCAAATTTTCCAGTTTTAAAAAGGCAGCCGATAATTCTTCCGGTTCTACAGGTTTAAGCAAATAGTCAATACTATTATACTTAAAAGCCCTAACAGCATATTCATCATAAGCTGTGGTAAAAATTATAGGGCAGGTTAGTTTTATATTTGCAAGTATCTCAAAGCTTAGGCCATCACTAAGGCGTACATCCATCATTACAAGATCTGGCATTGCGTTGGCAGAAAACCATGCAAGGCTGTCTGAAATGCTTTCCAGTACAGAGATTATTGTTGCCTGTGGCTTGATCCCGCTAATAAGCCTTATTAACCGGTCGGCGTTAGGCTTTTCATCTTCTATAATTACAATTTTCATTCTTTAGCCTATAAGTGGAATTATTACTTTAAACGAATCATTAGTATTAACTACAATCGGTATTTCTTTTGAGAGCAGACTGTAGCGGCCTATAATATTTTTAAGCCCTGTACCGGATGAGCTTACATCGCCCTGAATGGGTACAATTATATTTTCTACAACCAAGGAATTAAGCCCTTTACTGTACACACGAACTTTTAACGGATTGTTTTTGTTTGTCTGGTTGTGTTTAAGGGCGTTTTCTATAAGCAATTGTAAAGTAAGGGGAGGCAAATTAAGGCCGAGTGATACCTTGTTTATATCAATTTCAAACTCTACACCTTCACCAATCCTGCTTTTTAAAAGGAACATATAAGACTTTACAAATTTTAGCTCATCTGAAAGGGCTATTAGGTCCTTGCGCGAATTTACAAGCAGGTAGCGGTACACCCTTGAAAAATTTTCAGAAAACTCATATCCAATCTGCTGGTCTCTTAGTATTAATTCAGACAGTACACTAAGGTTATTAA contains the following coding sequences:
- a CDS encoding LytR/AlgR family response regulator transcription factor, with the protein product MKIVIIEDEKPNADRLIRLISGIKPQATIISVLESISDSLAWFSANAMPDLVMMDVRLSDGLSFEILANIKLTCPIIFTTAYDEYAVRAFKYNSIDYLLKPVEPEELSAAFLKLENLPKEDVTVKLESLLSFVSLKEHRTRFLLPYRDGFKTLPVSEITFFYSEHKITRARLHNGTEEVIPLKMDELEEQLDKKVFFRANRQYIIHIDAIEQIYNHFNSKLVVLIKDNPGLQIIVSREKAGLLKSWIDY
- a CDS encoding sensor histidine kinase; the encoded protein is MLNNRLNKSLPWTEKTLKRVITQTFLQILGVITIIAFQILLGSLFYEDNGCINDPLCNFREIWNWLTGSLIIGLVISSINTGSYIIENWKKTALEAAEQRLKAAEMKRAVTEAELHALKLQIDPHFVFNNLSVLSELILRDQQIGYEFSENFSRVYRYLLVNSRKDLIALSDELKFVKSYMFLLKSRIGEGVEFEIDINKVSLGLNLPPLTLQLLIENALKHNQTNKNNPLKVRVYSKGLNSLVVENIIVPIQGDVSSSGTGLKNIIGRYSLLSKEIPIVVNTNDSFKVIIPLIG